The proteins below are encoded in one region of Chroicocephalus ridibundus chromosome 9, bChrRid1.1, whole genome shotgun sequence:
- the BNC1 gene encoding zinc finger protein basonuclin-1, whose translation MYNLHALDGSYILPTILSIDFQAIRCTLMNCSCQCFKPGKINQRQCDQCRHGWVAHALSKLRIPNLYPSSQVEIVQSNVVFDISSLMLYGTQAIPVRLKILLDRLFSVLKQEEVIQILHALDWTLQDYIRGYVLQDASGKVLDHWSIMTTEEELATLQQFLRFGETKSIVELMAIQEKEGQSIIIPPPTANLDIRAFIESCNQHSPNFSASLDKMSPTNIHPFENIVNNMAFMLPFQFFSPVPPPLIGSPPERHLIEQGQDHSNETKQDVQMPFSESSFLTSSSAPFQVENERSINGPDVITKTEDDALLSDSSSHNTAAKLEMTALSPENKMKSVEKNGTGPRKGRVFCTACEKTFYDKGTLKIHYNAVHLKIKHKCTIEGCNMVFSSLRSRNRHSANPNPRLHMPMNRNNRDKDLRNGLTIAGPGDSKRTEFTILTPDSRTITSYASSCTDSKGQAGFPSIGQNGVLFPNLKTVQPVLPFYRSPVTPAELANTPGTLPSLPLVSSSIPEQLVSNELPFDMLPKKKSRKSSMPIKIEKEAVETPNESSDVASSEDDTRLQVVSDGELETCEHKIEKQVIDRVEKHPHSGNSWKSVSGVEGPKYFESVFAPNNKYIKDISENELHHCEKEVKPEENQPLKIVSHEILYEDPKHHHNDVIKPMTEPPMYIKEQSKRRIPKNDCPELQHHLLTGGFFSTLSNRGAAIPCFEDSKDMDHVSQHALGIQKEESRFHCDICMKTFKNPYSVKMHFKNVHLKEMHICTVEGCNAAFPSRRSRDRHSSNLNLHHKLLTKDTLEFNNHFNATYLLKDMAKEFCQDVSLKQHVEHTSVIFKGMNRTGSLVFPMSKIREPCSESYGYDPLNDGAVLDLSTTSSIKSESSAHSSWDSDGGSEICTMPLDDSDESCEGPSLMPNDELYQDCTLIEKASQNFANLPSSLPITCHICQKTYSNKGTFRAHYKTVHLRQLHKCKVPGCNTMFSSVRSRNRHSQNPNLHKSLAGSPTSLQ comes from the exons ATGTATAATCTGCACGCTTTAGATGGTTCTTATATATTACCTACCATCCTTTCTATTGATTTCCAGGCTATCCGATGCACTCTCATGAACTGTAGTTGTCAGTGTTTCAAACCTGGGAAAATAAATCAACGACAATGTGACCAATGCCGGCATGGATGGGTAGCACATG cccTGAGCAAATTAAGGATTCCCAACCTCTACCCATCAAGCCAGGTAGAAATAGTTCAATCCAATGTTGTCTTTGATATCAGTAGCCTCATGTTGTATGGAACCCAAGCCATTCCTGTGCGCCTTAAAATTCTGCTAGATCGGCTTTTCAGTGTTCTGAAGCAGGAAGAGGTGATTCAGATTCTCCATGCTCTGGATTGGACACTACAGGATTATATACGTGGATATGTACTACAG GATGCTTCAGGGAAGGTGCTGGATCACTGGAGCATAATGACCACTGAAGAAGAACTGGCTACTTTACAGCAGTTTCTTCGTTTTGGAGAAACTAAGTCCATTGTAGAGTTAATGGCAATTCAAGAGAAAGAAGGGCAATCAATTATAATACCACCACCAACTGCTAATTTGGATATTAGGGCATTCATTGAGAGCTGCAATCAACACAGTCCTAATTTTTCTGCATCCTTGGACAAAATGAGTCCCACCAACATTCATCCCTTTGAGAATATTGTAAATAACATGGCTTTCATGCTgccatttcagtttttcagtccAGTGCCTCCACCTTTGATAGGTTCACCACCAGAAAGACATTTGATTGAGCAAGGTCAAGACCATAGCAATGAAACTAAACAAGATGTTCAGATGccattttctgaaagcagcttcTTAACTTCTAGTTCTGCACCATTTCAAGTTGAAAATGAGAGGAGCATAAATGGTCCAGATGTCATCACTAAAACAGAAGATGATGCCCTTTTAAGTGATTCCAGTTCACATAATACAGCAGCAAAGCTTGAAATGACAGCACTAtctccagaaaacaaaatgaaatctgttGAAAAAAATGGCACTGGGCCAAGGAAAGGGCGTGTTTTCTGCACTGCATGTGAAAAGACATTTTATGACAAAGGTACTTTGAAAATACATTACAATGCTGTTCATCTGAAGATAAAGCACAAATGCACAATTGAGGGCTGCAATATGGTATTTAGCTCTTTGCGTAGTCGAAATCGTCATAGTGCAAATCCTAACCCCAGACTCCATATGCCAATGAATAGAAATAACAGGGATAAAGATCTAAGAAATGGTTTGACGATTGCTGGACCTGGAGATAGTAAAAGGACAGAATTTACAATTTTAACTCCGGATAGCAGAACTATTACCAGCTATGCCAGCTCTTGTACAGATTCGAAGGGTCAGGCTGGATTCCCCAGTATTGGACAGAATGGTGTCCTCTTTCCAAACTTGAAGACAGTAcagcctgttcttcctttttatcGTAGTCCAGTCACACCAGCTGAGCTTGCTAATACTCCAGGtactcttccttctctgcctcttgTTTCTTCCTCAATACCAGAACAGCTTGTTTCAAATGAATTGCCATTTGACATGCTACCCAAGAAGAAATCTCGTAAATCAAGTATGCCTATTAAGATAGAGAAAGAAGCTGTTGAGACACCTAATGAAAGTAGTGATGTTGCCAGTTCTGAAGATGATACACGTCTACAAGTGGTAAGCGATGGAGAGCTTGAGACCTGTGAGCATAAGATAGAGAAGCAGGTGATCGACAGGGTGGAAAAGCACCCCCATTCAGGTAATTCATGGAAATCTGTCTCTGGGGTAGAGGGCCCAAAGTATTTTGAATCTGTCTTTGCACCAAATAACAAATACATCAAGGATATCTCTGAGAATGAATTGCATCACTGTGAGAAAGAGGttaaaccagaagaaaaccaACCATTAAAAATAGTTTCCCATGAGATTTTATATGAAGAtccaaaacaccaccacaatgATGTTATAAAACCAATGACTGAACCCCCCATGTATATTAAAGAGCAGTCAAAGCGCAGGATTCCTAAAAATGACTGCCCTGAATTGCAACACCACTTGCTGACCGGGggctttttcagcactttgtCAAACAGGGGTGCTGCCATTCCTTGTTTTGAAGACTCTAAAGATATGGATCATGTCAGTCAACATGCACTAGGGATTCAGAAGGAAGAAAGCCGCTTTCATTGTGACATCTGTATGAAGACTTTTAAAAACCCTTACAgtgtaaaaatgcattttaaaaatgtacatctCAAAGAAATGCATATTTGCACAGTTGAGGGCTGTAATGCTGCTTTCCCTTCTCGTAGAAGTCGAGACAG ACATAGTTCAAACCTAAATCTTCATCATAAGCTTCTGACTAAAGATACACTGGAATTCAACAACCATTTCAATGCAACATACCTCTTGAAAGACATGGCTAAGGAGTTTTGTCAAGATGTCTCTTTAAAGCAACATGTTGAACATACTTCTGTAATCTTCAAAGGAATGAACAGAACAGGCAGCTTGGTTTTTCCAATGAGCAAAATTAGAGAACCCTGTTCTGAGAGTTATGGATACGATCCATTGAATGATGGAGCTGTTCTGGATCTAAGCACTACTTCCAGCATTAAATCTGAGAGCAGTGCTCATTCTTCTTGGGATTCTGACGGAGGAAGTGAAATATGCACCATGCCCTTGGATGATAGTGATGAAAGCTGTGAAGGACCCAGCCTAATGCCCAATGATGAACTCTACCAAGACTGTACTTTAATTGAGAAAGCTAGTCAAAACTTCGCAAATTTACCTTCCAGTTTGCCAATAACTTGTCATATATGTCAAAAAACTTATAGTAATAAAGGAACTTTCAGGGCTCATTACAAAACTGTGCATCTCCGCCAGCTCCACAAATGTAAAGTCCCCGGTTGCAACACAATGTTTTCATCTGTTCGCAGTCGGAACAGGCACAGTCAAAACCCCAACCTGCACAAAAGTCTGGCTGGGTCACCAACTAGCCTACAGTAA